Proteins from a genomic interval of Desulfovibrio litoralis DSM 11393:
- a CDS encoding toxin-antitoxin system YwqK family antitoxin, producing the protein MKNFIVIVTLCLFCLLSIHTPNAFSQESCPKTLEEVKKDKKYKLVTENLYEFKQADFSLRCFYGKTEKLEAEIPFVADKIEGIWKAYYESGKINSETPYVAGKREGVAKGYYENGKLEFEIVLANSSPVSGICYKTNGETRALTDQELADFRNGKMPKCD; encoded by the coding sequence ATGAAAAACTTTATTGTGATAGTTACGTTGTGTTTATTTTGCCTATTATCTATTCATACCCCAAATGCTTTTTCACAAGAGTCCTGTCCAAAAACTCTCGAAGAGGTAAAAAAAGATAAAAAATATAAATTGGTAACAGAGAATTTATATGAATTTAAGCAAGCAGATTTTTCTCTGCGTTGTTTTTATGGAAAAACTGAAAAGCTCGAAGCTGAAATTCCATTTGTCGCTGATAAGATAGAGGGAATTTGGAAAGCATATTACGAAAGTGGCAAGATCAACTCTGAAACTCCATATGTAGCAGGTAAACGAGAGGGGGTTGCAAAAGGATATTACGAAAATGGCAAGCTAGAATTCGAAATTGTGTTAGCAAATAGCTCACCCGTTAGTGGTATTTGTTATAAGACAAATGGAGAAACAAGAGCTTTGACAGATCAAGAATTAGCAGATTTTAGAAACGGCAAGATGCCTAAGTGCGATTAG
- a CDS encoding toxin-antitoxin system YwqK family antitoxin — protein MKNFIVIVTLCLFCLLSINTPNAFSQESCPKTLEAVKKDKKYELLKENLYHFKQGDFSLSCAYEENGKIHFEIPYVADKREGISKNYYENGNLSSEVPYVAGKKEGVEKLYYESGNLSSETPYVASEKEGIQKIYYESGALGFEFPYVAGKVEGIIKAYYESGRLKGEFPYVADKQEGVEKRYYENGKINTEIPLVAGKLEGTAKYYNESGKLEFEISCANDLVVSGICCNKNGKTRAWTDQELADFEIGKMPKCD, from the coding sequence ATGAAAAACTTTATTGTGATAGTTACGTTGTGTTTATTTTGCCTGTTATCTATTAATACCCCGAATGCTTTTTCACAAGAGTCCTGCCCGAAAACTCTCGAAGCGGTAAAAAAAGATAAAAAGTATGAATTGCTAAAAGAGAATTTATATCACTTTAAGCAAGGAGATTTTTCTCTGAGTTGTGCTTATGAGGAAAATGGAAAGATTCATTTCGAAATTCCATATGTAGCTGATAAAAGAGAGGGAATTAGTAAAAATTATTACGAAAATGGTAATCTTAGCTCCGAAGTTCCATATGTAGCAGGTAAAAAAGAAGGAGTTGAAAAACTCTACTACGAAAGTGGTAATCTTAGCTCCGAAACTCCATATGTCGCAAGTGAAAAAGAGGGAATTCAAAAAATCTATTACGAAAGTGGTGCACTCGGATTTGAGTTTCCATATGTAGCAGGTAAAGTAGAGGGAATTATAAAAGCATACTACGAAAGTGGTAGGTTAAAAGGTGAGTTTCCATATGTAGCAGATAAACAAGAGGGAGTTGAAAAACGCTATTACGAAAATGGCAAGATCAATACTGAGATTCCACTTGTAGCTGGCAAGCTCGAGGGAACTGCCAAGTACTACAACGAAAGTGGCAAGTTGGAATTCGAAATTTCATGTGCAAATGATTTAGTCGTTAGTGGTATTTGTTGTAATAAAAATGGAAAAACAAGAGCTTGGACAGATCAAGAATTAGCAGACTTTGAAATAGGAAAGATGCCTAAGTGCGACTAG
- a CDS encoding toxin-antitoxin system YwqK family antitoxin, whose product MKNFIVIVTLCLFCLLSIHTPNAFSQESCPKTIEEVQKNKRYELVKENLYEFKQAESSLRCAYRTNGTLRYEIPYKNGKVEGTGKEYYENGTLKSEYPYVAGKKEGMFKSYSASGKILLKTPYVAGKVEGMGKSYYESGKLKAEIPFVADKIEGIFKHYNESGKLEFEISYENNLAVSGICYKKNGETRSLTDQELGDFMRGEMPKCD is encoded by the coding sequence ATGAAAAACTTTATTGTGATAGTTACGTTGTGTTTATTTTGCCTATTATCTATTCATACCCCAAATGCTTTTTCACAAGAGTCCTGTCCAAAAACTATTGAAGAAGTACAAAAAAATAAAAGGTATGAATTGGTAAAAGAGAATTTATATGAATTTAAGCAAGCAGAATCTTCTCTGCGTTGTGCTTATAGAACAAATGGAACGCTGAGATATGAAATTCCATATAAAAATGGTAAAGTAGAAGGAACTGGCAAAGAATATTACGAAAATGGCACGCTCAAATCTGAATACCCATATGTAGCAGGAAAAAAAGAGGGAATGTTCAAATCCTACTCCGCAAGCGGCAAAATTTTGCTAAAAACCCCATATGTTGCTGGTAAAGTAGAGGGAATGGGAAAATCTTATTATGAAAGTGGCAAGCTCAAAGCTGAAATTCCATTTGTCGCTGATAAGATAGAGGGAATTTTCAAACACTACAACGAAAGTGGCAAGCTAGAATTCGAAATTTCATATGAAAATAATTTAGCAGTTAGTGGTATTTGTTATAAAAAAAATGGAGAAACAAGATCTTTGACAGATCAAGAATTAGGAGACTTTATGAGGGGCGAGATGCCTAAGTGCGATTAG
- a CDS encoding cupin domain-containing protein translates to MKSTQVRNINSIEAQTTNRGNGNVYHVKPACTSDLLKKCTASFVELEPGNTAYGYHYHETNEEIFYIISGSGTVETINGDVPIKTGDILSFPTGKGGAHVVKNTSATENLIYLDFGTKSEIDIAHLPKVNQIMVVSESTFGVFDDSKIDK, encoded by the coding sequence ATGAAATCAACACAAGTTAGAAACATCAATTCAATTGAAGCACAAACTACTAACAGGGGTAACGGCAATGTGTATCATGTAAAGCCCGCTTGTACCTCAGACCTGCTTAAAAAATGCACAGCATCATTTGTTGAACTTGAGCCTGGAAATACGGCTTATGGTTATCACTATCATGAAACAAATGAAGAAATATTTTATATTATAAGCGGTTCAGGAACTGTTGAAACTATAAATGGAGATGTGCCTATTAAAACAGGTGATATTCTTTCTTTCCCTACAGGAAAAGGCGGAGCTCATGTTGTTAAAAACACATCTGCAACAGAAAACTTAATATACCTTGATTTTGGAACCAAAAGCGAGATTGATATTGCTCATTTACCAAAAGTAAATCAAATAATGGTTGTGAGTGAAAGCACTTTTGGAGTTTTTGATGATTCCAAAATAGACAAGTAA
- a CDS encoding NAD-dependent epimerase/dehydratase family protein encodes MSKYLVTGVAGFIGSAVANALLAQGHEVVGIDNMTTGSPENVSSKITFFQADCQDPSLYASKLPKQKYDAIFHIAGQSSGEISFDDPSYDLRTNTESTLHLLKFGLANDCKRFIYASTMSVYGMQPDKEIDESSSTFPLSFYGVGKLASEHYLRLYEQFGMRSTALRLFNVYGTGQNMSNLRQGMVSIFMAMMLKDGKIHVKGSPERYRDFVYIDDVVNAFLLCLERESSAGQAINISGSGRTTVGSLIDKLVQLKGSESSSGKEIPVKFEGSTAGDMHGIYASQQKAEEILGYKPKFTLDSGLKRMYDWAKELKF; translated from the coding sequence ATGTCAAAATATTTAGTAACCGGGGTCGCCGGTTTTATCGGTTCGGCAGTAGCAAACGCCCTTTTGGCTCAAGGGCATGAAGTTGTCGGAATAGACAATATGACTACGGGTTCACCGGAAAACGTTTCATCTAAAATTACTTTTTTTCAAGCTGACTGCCAAGACCCAAGCTTATACGCCTCAAAGTTGCCCAAACAAAAATATGACGCTATTTTCCATATCGCAGGACAAAGTAGCGGAGAAATCAGCTTTGATGACCCATCTTACGACCTTAGAACAAATACTGAATCAACCTTACACTTATTAAAGTTTGGTTTGGCAAATGATTGTAAGCGCTTTATTTATGCCAGCACAATGTCCGTTTACGGAATGCAACCCGATAAAGAAATTGATGAAAGCTCTTCTACTTTTCCTTTATCCTTTTACGGAGTGGGAAAACTGGCAAGTGAACATTATCTAAGACTTTATGAACAATTTGGTATGCGTTCAACCGCCCTACGCCTTTTTAATGTATATGGAACAGGGCAAAATATGTCTAACCTGCGTCAAGGAATGGTCAGCATTTTCATGGCAATGATGCTTAAAGACGGAAAAATTCACGTTAAAGGAAGCCCCGAACGCTATCGTGATTTTGTTTATATTGATGATGTGGTTAACGCTTTTTTACTTTGTCTTGAAAGAGAAAGTTCCGCGGGACAAGCTATAAATATTAGCGGAAGCGGACGCACAACCGTTGGCTCTCTTATCGATAAACTTGTTCAACTTAAAGGCTCTGAAAGTTCTAGCGGAAAAGAAATTCCCGTAAAATTTGAAGGCTCTACCGCCGGTGATATGCACGGTATTTATGCTTCACAACAAAAAGCCGAAGAAATCTTGGGTTATAAACCAAAGTTTACACTCGACAGCGGTTTAAAGCGTATGTATGACTGGGCAAAAGAACTAAAATTTTAA
- the ahcY gene encoding adenosylhomocysteinase, translated as MTDAKRAAPLDLKLNSKVADMKLADFGHKEMQLSEREVPGLMELIKKYGDTKPLKGLKIAGSLHMTIQTAMLIKTLHALGADLRWASCNIFSTQDHAAAAVVDAKLAKVFAWKGESLEEFWWCTEMALTWEDGSGPDLIVDDGGDATLLVHKGVAVEKDPSLLKKSYDNKEFQVVMDRLALSYEKNPKHWTEIAKKIRGVSEETTTGVARLYNMQKDGTLLFPAFNVNDCVTKSKFDNLYGCRESLADGIKRATDIMIAGKVAVICGYGDVGKGSAQSLRGFGARVLVTEIDPICALQAAMEGYEVVTMEEAAELGDIFVTATGNFHVITKDHMLKMKDEAIVCNIGHFDNEIEMIYLETTPECKRINIKPQVDKWMLPSGRSIIILAEGRLVNLGCATGHPSFVMSASFTNQVLAQLELAKENNLKNQVYILPKKLDEEVARLHLARLGVKLTTLTKEQADYLDVNPAGPYKSEHYRY; from the coding sequence ATGACCGACGCAAAAAGAGCTGCTCCTTTAGATCTTAAACTTAATTCTAAAGTTGCAGACATGAAACTCGCTGATTTTGGACATAAAGAAATGCAGCTCTCAGAACGTGAAGTTCCGGGGCTTATGGAACTCATCAAAAAATATGGTGATACAAAACCATTAAAAGGCTTAAAAATCGCCGGTTCTTTACACATGACCATACAAACCGCCATGTTAATCAAAACCCTACACGCTTTAGGGGCTGATTTACGTTGGGCATCATGTAATATTTTTTCTACCCAAGACCACGCTGCCGCCGCTGTTGTTGATGCTAAACTCGCTAAAGTTTTTGCTTGGAAAGGCGAAAGCTTAGAAGAGTTTTGGTGGTGTACTGAAATGGCTCTTACTTGGGAAGATGGAAGCGGCCCTGACCTTATCGTTGATGATGGTGGCGACGCAACTTTATTGGTTCACAAAGGCGTAGCTGTTGAAAAAGACCCAAGTCTATTAAAAAAATCTTATGACAATAAAGAATTCCAAGTTGTTATGGACAGACTCGCTTTATCTTATGAAAAAAATCCTAAACATTGGACAGAAATAGCGAAGAAAATCCGTGGAGTATCAGAAGAAACTACAACCGGAGTAGCTCGTTTATACAACATGCAAAAAGATGGAACTCTCTTGTTCCCGGCTTTTAACGTAAACGACTGTGTAACAAAATCAAAATTTGACAACCTTTATGGCTGTCGTGAGTCTTTGGCTGACGGTATCAAAAGAGCAACAGACATTATGATTGCCGGTAAAGTAGCCGTTATCTGTGGTTATGGTGATGTGGGTAAAGGTAGTGCTCAATCTTTGCGTGGTTTTGGAGCCAGAGTTTTAGTCACGGAAATTGACCCGATTTGTGCCTTACAAGCCGCAATGGAAGGTTATGAAGTTGTAACTATGGAAGAAGCCGCCGAGTTAGGCGATATTTTTGTTACCGCTACCGGAAACTTTCACGTTATCACCAAAGACCATATGTTAAAGATGAAAGATGAAGCTATAGTTTGTAACATTGGCCACTTTGATAACGAAATTGAAATGATTTACCTCGAAACCACGCCTGAGTGTAAACGCATTAATATCAAACCTCAAGTAGACAAATGGATGCTACCAAGCGGACGTTCAATTATTATACTTGCCGAAGGTCGCCTCGTTAACTTAGGTTGTGCAACAGGACACCCAAGCTTTGTTATGTCTGCCAGCTTTACTAACCAAGTATTAGCACAATTAGAACTTGCCAAAGAAAACAACCTAAAAAATCAGGTTTATATTTTACCTAAAAAATTAGACGAAGAAGTAGCCCGCCTACACTTAGCCAGACTCGGTGTTAAGCTAACTACCTTAACTAAAGAACAAGCCGACTATCTTGATGTTAACCCTGCCGGCCCTTATAAAAGCGAACACTACAGATATTAA
- a CDS encoding SurA N-terminal domain-containing protein translates to MLDYIRNNSSSWIVKIIFALIIFVFVFWGVGNIGQSNLNVVATIGDENIMIQELQMLEFREVEAIKAQNPEISESDLINQGLKVQVFQKLVMQKLLENEAKKLGITVTPNELLELVKNNTVFLNDKGEFDPEVYKRVLAANNRTPASYEADISKGILIEKLQNYISETVKIDPIIARMEFELQSQKRAMRYLLFPIKDFVGEVKISDQEIKDYYDKNQSLFLVPAKKKIEYLSLTPETLKGVAVSDAEILEYYNANKDANYSVPEAFKTRHILLRLAKDATKEEEKAVNDKMETILSELKKGKSFEALAKEFSQDGSAEQGGELGWIAKGDTVKPFEAVLFQLKKGEISQPVRTDFGIHLIKAEDYRTAGVQPFEEVKDEIKQALNSKRNDKIVLDATLKTIELLKNSLTFEQIRDELKVPVATTELLSSAELASALGLSKEGIVLLEELNLDNPLSLQPLPVKNGSVIVKVVENKEAYTAALDEVKESIRETLVQNKAAELAFEAAKKARTAFVDNKIPSSLEAKAKETVAVNRGMSYFPELPGSQALIAKIFDLSTPNKWLEEPFKVQSGAVLASLGTVVDIDKAEWDNNAETVILLLEGKRRQEAAQTYLEELFRLNPVKIVNPAYLENKTTN, encoded by the coding sequence ATGTTAGACTATATTCGTAATAATTCCAGCTCTTGGATAGTAAAAATCATTTTTGCTTTGATTATTTTTGTGTTTGTGTTTTGGGGTGTTGGAAACATAGGGCAAAGCAACTTGAATGTTGTTGCCACTATCGGTGATGAAAATATTATGATTCAAGAGTTGCAAATGCTTGAATTTAGAGAGGTTGAGGCGATTAAAGCTCAAAACCCCGAAATTAGCGAGAGCGACTTGATCAATCAAGGCTTGAAAGTGCAAGTTTTTCAAAAGCTTGTTATGCAAAAACTGCTTGAAAACGAAGCTAAAAAACTTGGAATTACGGTTACTCCAAACGAATTATTGGAACTAGTCAAAAATAACACCGTGTTTTTAAATGATAAAGGTGAGTTTGACCCCGAAGTTTATAAAAGAGTCTTGGCGGCAAATAATAGAACTCCGGCAAGCTATGAAGCAGATATTTCAAAAGGTATTTTAATAGAAAAATTACAAAATTATATTAGCGAAACCGTTAAGATAGATCCAATTATCGCACGTATGGAATTTGAATTACAAAGCCAAAAACGTGCTATGCGTTATCTTTTGTTCCCGATTAAAGATTTTGTTGGAGAAGTAAAAATATCTGATCAAGAGATCAAAGATTATTATGATAAAAACCAAAGTCTGTTTTTAGTGCCTGCAAAAAAGAAGATTGAATATTTAAGCCTTACACCCGAAACTTTAAAAGGCGTAGCTGTGTCTGATGCCGAAATTCTGGAATATTACAACGCCAATAAAGATGCTAACTACAGCGTTCCGGAAGCATTCAAGACGCGTCATATTTTATTGCGTTTAGCTAAAGATGCCACAAAAGAAGAAGAAAAAGCCGTTAATGATAAAATGGAAACTATTTTGTCAGAACTTAAAAAAGGTAAATCTTTTGAAGCGTTGGCAAAAGAATTTTCTCAAGACGGAAGTGCTGAACAAGGCGGAGAACTTGGTTGGATAGCAAAAGGTGACACAGTTAAACCTTTTGAAGCTGTCTTGTTTCAATTAAAAAAAGGTGAAATCAGCCAGCCTGTACGCACTGATTTTGGAATACATTTAATTAAAGCCGAAGATTACCGCACCGCAGGCGTACAACCTTTTGAAGAAGTAAAAGATGAAATAAAACAAGCTCTTAATTCAAAAAGAAACGATAAAATTGTTTTAGATGCTACGTTAAAAACCATAGAACTTTTGAAAAACTCTTTAACCTTTGAACAGATTCGTGATGAATTAAAAGTGCCTGTGGCAACCACTGAATTGTTAAGCTCCGCTGAGTTGGCCTCAGCTCTGGGTTTAAGCAAAGAAGGAATAGTGTTGTTGGAAGAGCTTAATTTGGATAACCCTTTATCTTTACAACCTTTACCTGTGAAAAACGGTAGTGTTATTGTAAAAGTTGTTGAAAATAAAGAGGCTTATACCGCAGCTCTTGATGAGGTCAAAGAATCAATAAGAGAAACTTTAGTTCAAAACAAAGCCGCGGAATTGGCATTTGAAGCCGCTAAAAAGGCAAGAACAGCCTTTGTTGACAATAAAATTCCTTCAAGCTTGGAAGCAAAAGCAAAAGAAACCGTTGCTGTAAACAGAGGGATGAGTTATTTCCCCGAGCTTCCCGGTTCGCAGGCTTTAATTGCAAAGATTTTTGACCTAAGCACACCAAATAAATGGCTTGAAGAACCGTTTAAAGTTCAAAGCGGTGCTGTTTTGGCAAGTCTTGGTACTGTGGTGGATATAGATAAGGCAGAGTGGGATAATAATGCAGAAACAGTAATTTTATTACTCGAAGGCAAAAGAAGGCAAGAAGCCGCCCAAACTTATTTGGAAGAACTATTTCGTCTAAATCCGGTTAAAATAGTTAACCCCGCTTATTTGGAAAATAAAACAACCAACTAG
- a CDS encoding M48 family metalloprotease: MKKLLLLCLSFSLFAFGGCVVNTNTALDAAADGYKAATLSEADVISMSKQMREAGDKENKVASKNSKYTKRLNKVAANLKNVEGLQMNYKVYLTDEVNANVTPDGSVRVYSGLMDKLNDDELFFVLGHEIGHVKGGDTMDKMRLAYAASAARKGVAASNSTAGALAASELGAVAEAFLKAQFSQDQEYKADAYGLELMKKYKKNTKGAETALRKFADMESSSSGVDAWFSTHPGSAKRADKMAEMRAGK; this comes from the coding sequence ATGAAAAAATTATTACTTTTGTGCCTTAGTTTCAGCTTGTTCGCTTTTGGCGGTTGTGTCGTTAACACCAATACGGCTTTAGATGCCGCTGCTGATGGCTATAAGGCCGCTACCTTGAGTGAAGCTGATGTAATCAGCATGTCTAAACAAATGCGCGAAGCTGGCGACAAAGAAAATAAAGTTGCATCTAAAAACAGCAAATACACTAAACGCCTCAACAAGGTTGCCGCTAACCTCAAAAATGTTGAAGGTTTACAGATGAACTACAAAGTTTATTTAACCGACGAAGTTAATGCTAACGTTACTCCTGATGGCTCTGTTAGAGTATATTCTGGTTTAATGGACAAGCTTAATGATGACGAACTTTTCTTCGTTTTAGGTCATGAAATCGGTCACGTTAAAGGTGGCGATACTATGGATAAAATGAGACTGGCTTATGCTGCTTCCGCCGCTCGTAAAGGTGTTGCCGCCAGCAACAGCACTGCCGGTGCGTTAGCTGCTTCCGAACTTGGTGCAGTAGCTGAAGCATTTTTAAAAGCTCAATTCTCTCAAGACCAAGAATATAAAGCTGATGCTTATGGTTTAGAGCTAATGAAAAAGTATAAGAAAAACACCAAGGGTGCTGAAACAGCTTTGCGTAAGTTTGCTGATATGGAAAGCTCTTCATCTGGCGTTGATGCTTGGTTCTCAACTCACCCAGGTTCTGCAAAACGTGCCGACAAAATGGCAGAGATGCGTGCAGGCAAGTAA
- a CDS encoding aconitate hydratase: MNITKKIISAHLMSGKLEDFKPGDEIALKMDQTITQDATGTMTYLQFEAMGIPKVKTDLSVSYVDHNTLQQDFRNPDDHQFLRTIAAKYGLVYSPAGLGICHQLHLENFAKPGATLIGADSHTPTAGGMGSLAMGAGGLSVALAMAGAAYKIPMPKVVKVELTGKLKGWASAKDVILALLKILTVKGGVGRVFEFTGEGVSSLSVPERACITNMGAELGATTSIFPSDERTKAFLKAQGREQDYKELKADANALYDESYTIELDKLVPMVACPHMPDKVKAVAELAGLKVDQVAIGSCTNSSFSDLSAVALIWKGKQVDRTTDTLVSPGSKQVLRLLARENLLDNIIDSGARILECACGPCIGMGGAPISKAVSVRTFNRNFEGRSGTKDASVYLVSPLVAAKLALDGKFSDPKTWGEAPKMLDFPDNPPSIRHLFIDPSKDDKERSKVEILRGPNIVALEVFDVLPQNMNAKVSIKLGDDITTDHIMPAGAAILPLRSNIPAISEYVFSKVDSDFVKRAKEFGTSVIVAGHNYGQGSSREHAALAPRHLGIRAVIAKSFARIHKANLANFGILALTFANPDDYDKIEQCSSLGFDFSPLFDKTKTHASLTVKLDNKEKLNLNLELSDNELEMVLAGGLLNQVRANKA; encoded by the coding sequence ATGAATATTACAAAAAAAATTATTTCTGCTCATTTAATGTCCGGCAAGCTCGAAGATTTTAAACCCGGCGACGAAATTGCCCTTAAAATGGATCAAACTATAACCCAAGACGCAACAGGCACAATGACCTATTTGCAGTTTGAAGCCATGGGGATTCCTAAAGTAAAAACAGATCTTTCCGTAAGCTATGTGGATCATAACACCTTACAACAAGATTTTCGTAACCCTGATGATCATCAATTTTTACGCACTATTGCCGCTAAATATGGCTTGGTTTATTCCCCAGCTGGCTTAGGTATTTGTCATCAACTACATTTAGAAAATTTTGCTAAGCCCGGTGCGACTTTAATTGGTGCGGATAGTCATACTCCGACCGCAGGCGGTATGGGGTCTTTAGCTATGGGAGCAGGAGGTCTTTCCGTTGCTTTGGCTATGGCAGGGGCAGCTTATAAAATCCCTATGCCAAAAGTAGTAAAAGTTGAATTAACAGGAAAGCTTAAAGGCTGGGCGAGTGCTAAAGACGTTATTTTAGCCTTGTTAAAAATACTCACTGTTAAAGGCGGTGTTGGGCGAGTTTTTGAATTTACAGGCGAGGGCGTTTCAAGCTTATCCGTGCCTGAGCGTGCTTGTATTACTAATATGGGAGCAGAACTTGGAGCAACAACCTCTATATTCCCTAGTGATGAACGCACAAAAGCATTTTTAAAAGCCCAAGGGCGTGAGCAGGATTATAAAGAGCTAAAAGCTGATGCAAATGCCCTTTATGATGAGAGTTACACCATTGAATTAGATAAACTTGTGCCTATGGTCGCTTGTCCTCATATGCCTGATAAAGTTAAAGCTGTGGCTGAATTAGCAGGCTTAAAGGTAGACCAAGTGGCGATTGGTTCTTGTACCAACTCATCTTTTTCTGATTTATCTGCTGTTGCACTCATTTGGAAGGGTAAACAGGTGGATAGAACTACAGATACTTTGGTTTCTCCCGGTTCCAAACAAGTTTTACGCCTTTTAGCCAGAGAAAATTTATTAGATAATATTATTGATTCCGGGGCGAGAATTTTAGAATGTGCTTGTGGCCCTTGTATTGGTATGGGCGGTGCTCCTATTTCCAAGGCTGTGAGTGTGCGTACTTTTAACCGTAACTTTGAAGGGCGTAGCGGAACAAAAGATGCTTCCGTTTATCTTGTTAGCCCGTTAGTGGCGGCGAAGCTCGCTCTTGATGGTAAATTTTCTGACCCAAAAACATGGGGAGAAGCACCAAAAATGTTAGACTTCCCTGATAATCCACCATCTATTCGCCATTTATTTATTGACCCGTCAAAAGATGATAAAGAGAGAAGTAAAGTAGAAATTTTACGTGGGCCGAATATCGTAGCCTTAGAAGTGTTTGATGTTTTACCTCAAAATATGAATGCAAAAGTAAGTATCAAACTTGGCGACGATATTACGACAGATCATATTATGCCGGCTGGTGCGGCTATTTTGCCTTTACGTTCTAATATTCCTGCGATTTCGGAATATGTTTTTTCTAAAGTTGATAGTGATTTTGTTAAGCGAGCTAAAGAGTTTGGGACTAGCGTAATTGTTGCTGGTCATAACTATGGTCAAGGTTCTAGCCGTGAACACGCTGCCTTAGCCCCAAGACATTTAGGTATTCGTGCGGTTATCGCTAAGTCTTTTGCACGTATTCATAAAGCAAATTTGGCAAATTTTGGAATTTTAGCCTTAACTTTTGCAAATCCTGATGATTATGATAAAATCGAACAGTGTTCAAGCTTAGGGTTTGATTTTAGCCCTCTTTTTGATAAAACAAAAACTCATGCTTCTTTAACCGTAAAACTTGATAATAAAGAAAAATTAAATCTTAATCTGGAATTGTCCGATAATGAACTCGAAATGGTGCTTGCCGGTGGTCTTTTAAATCAAGTTAGAGCCAACAAAGCCTAA